A region from the Rhodopseudomonas julia genome encodes:
- a CDS encoding ABC transporter ATP-binding protein, translating to MANVRLSGVDKAFGKVKVLEGINLDIKDGEFVVFVGPSGCGKSTLLRVIAGLEDITRGTLEIGGETVNDRTPKERGIAMVFQSYALYPHMSVYDNMAFGLRLDKGSGRDAVDKRVREAARILQIEPYLDRLPKELSGGQRQRVAIGRAITRDPAVFLFDEPLSNLDAALRVQTRIEIARLHEKMPDTTMIYVTHDQVEAMTLADRIVVLNKGRVEQVGTPLELYHRPDNLFVAQFIGSPAMNILPATFNTSQNALRVVPEGGNGLTLSLPEGIAVSQGPGHLGVRPESLRLVGAGEEALIEGEVTLVELLGEVTLVYVDIGRQDDPVVAKLAGEAAIERGENVRLAADAEDLQLFDKSGRALRRDPLQKAA from the coding sequence ATGGCCAATGTCAGGCTGAGCGGGGTCGATAAGGCCTTTGGCAAGGTCAAGGTGCTCGAGGGCATCAATCTCGACATCAAGGATGGCGAATTCGTCGTCTTCGTCGGTCCATCCGGTTGCGGCAAATCAACGCTTTTGCGTGTGATCGCCGGGCTGGAAGACATCACGCGCGGCACGCTTGAGATCGGCGGCGAAACCGTCAACGACCGCACTCCGAAGGAGCGCGGCATCGCCATGGTCTTCCAATCCTACGCGCTCTATCCGCATATGAGCGTTTACGACAACATGGCCTTCGGGCTGCGCCTCGACAAAGGTTCGGGCCGCGACGCGGTGGACAAGCGGGTGCGCGAAGCGGCGCGCATTCTCCAAATCGAGCCCTATCTCGACCGGTTGCCGAAAGAGCTATCCGGCGGCCAGCGCCAGCGCGTGGCGATCGGACGCGCGATTACCCGTGACCCGGCGGTCTTCCTCTTCGACGAGCCCTTGTCGAACCTCGACGCGGCCCTGCGCGTGCAGACGCGCATCGAGATCGCCCGGTTGCACGAGAAGATGCCCGACACGACGATGATCTATGTCACCCACGACCAGGTGGAGGCGATGACGCTCGCCGACCGCATCGTCGTCTTGAACAAGGGCCGGGTGGAGCAGGTCGGCACGCCGCTCGAGCTCTACCATCGGCCGGACAATCTGTTCGTGGCGCAGTTCATCGGTTCGCCCGCGATGAACATTCTGCCTGCCACCTTCAACACCTCGCAAAACGCGCTTCGTGTCGTCCCCGAAGGCGGCAATGGTCTCACTTTGTCGCTTCCCGAAGGCATCGCCGTCTCACAAGGCCCTGGCCATCTCGGTGTCCGCCCAGAAAGCCTCCGGCTGGTTGGCGCCGGCGAAGAGGCTCTGATCGAGGGCGAGGTGACGCTTGTCGAGCTTCTGGGCGAGGTCACGCTCGTCTACGTCGATATCGGCCGCCAAGACGATCCGGTGGTGGCAAAGCTTGCCGGGGAAGCCGCGATCGAGCGCGGAGAAAACGTACGCCTCGCCGCCGACGCCGAGGATCTGCAGCTTTTCGACAAGAGCGGCCGGGCGCTTCGCCGAGATCCGCTGCAGAAAGCTGCCTGA
- a CDS encoding putative bifunctional diguanylate cyclase/phosphodiesterase, with translation MRLIGKRLVSPLLAVLIAVSVVVGMFLVGHYQIRSVLKNEAALVATAWYESARHGRSGLDGLLDGRSEALNAPLLRSFAIDTLAVGDPQAGIVTVVGDEGRSEKELRPILETAGSHPGNPQRSVHAVDESLFLSPYFATWVVFPVTPEGRQVAVRFDQTFEASQLLTTFNRQLVYLTGIAVVTFFSFMAGYTYRTQQMQREKQDLVYLAMHDELTGLGNRKKFEQSLGEMLAKASEKSHKIGLLILDLDGFKSINDTLGHPVGDNLLRATAERLKNSLRDEDLLCRLSGDEFAVIVPVVPDNHALPALADRMIRLIEQPFRIEGHEITIGCSIGITVGPDNGDTAKTLIRNADFALYRAKAGGRQTWRFFDPKMAEDQRSRETLEDGLRYAIQNDLFTLLYQPQYDLKSGEVVCYEALLRWKLTNENLVPTSMFLSVAEETGLIIPMGEWVIRQVARDCRALPPGVRVAVNLSAAQLQRDGTETYIAEALANSDIAPNRIEIEVNESILGRGEEAAFSRLERLREAGVSLVLDNFGVGTSSLGLLSRYPFDKIKLDRTFLSRISDPQKARAVVSAVCRLGQSLGMAVVGEGVENEAHRDLLRESGCNLAQGYFFGAPVTVEEVIGQEALATAARGRGGMDTTADTAADGVVGGAATPGPGPTRGGGRNIRLVANG, from the coding sequence ATGCGTCTGATCGGCAAGAGGCTAGTCTCTCCGCTTCTTGCGGTCCTCATTGCCGTCAGCGTCGTCGTCGGCATGTTCCTTGTCGGCCACTACCAGATCCGTTCCGTTCTGAAGAACGAGGCGGCACTTGTCGCCACGGCCTGGTATGAGAGTGCGCGCCACGGCCGAAGCGGCCTGGACGGTCTCCTCGACGGGCGCTCCGAAGCGCTCAACGCACCGCTTTTGCGCTCCTTTGCGATCGATACACTGGCCGTCGGTGATCCGCAGGCGGGCATCGTGACAGTGGTCGGCGACGAAGGCCGCTCCGAAAAAGAGCTTCGGCCGATCCTGGAGACGGCGGGGAGCCACCCAGGGAACCCGCAGCGTTCGGTTCACGCTGTCGACGAATCCCTGTTTCTTTCGCCCTATTTTGCGACCTGGGTCGTTTTTCCGGTCACTCCCGAGGGGCGCCAGGTCGCCGTCCGCTTCGACCAGACATTTGAGGCGTCCCAGCTCCTGACGACGTTCAACCGCCAGCTCGTCTATCTGACCGGCATCGCCGTTGTGACGTTCTTCTCCTTCATGGCGGGCTACACCTACCGCACGCAGCAAATGCAGCGCGAGAAACAGGATCTCGTCTACCTCGCCATGCACGATGAGCTGACCGGGCTCGGCAATCGGAAGAAATTCGAACAGAGCCTGGGGGAGATGCTCGCCAAGGCTTCCGAAAAGAGCCACAAGATCGGCCTTCTGATCCTCGACCTGGACGGCTTCAAGAGCATCAACGATACGCTCGGTCATCCGGTCGGCGACAATCTCTTGCGCGCGACGGCGGAGCGTTTGAAGAACTCGCTGCGGGACGAAGATCTGCTTTGTCGGCTGTCCGGCGATGAATTTGCCGTCATCGTCCCTGTCGTCCCCGACAATCACGCTCTGCCGGCGCTCGCCGATCGCATGATCCGGTTGATCGAACAGCCGTTTCGCATCGAAGGCCACGAAATCACCATCGGCTGCTCGATCGGCATCACCGTCGGGCCGGACAATGGCGATACCGCCAAGACGCTGATCCGAAACGCCGATTTCGCTCTCTACCGGGCCAAGGCGGGAGGCAGGCAGACCTGGCGTTTCTTCGACCCGAAGATGGCAGAGGACCAGCGCTCGCGCGAAACCCTGGAAGACGGCTTGCGCTACGCCATCCAGAACGACCTCTTCACCCTCCTCTATCAGCCGCAATATGATCTGAAGAGCGGCGAGGTCGTCTGCTACGAGGCGCTTCTGCGCTGGAAGCTCACCAATGAGAATCTCGTCCCGACATCGATGTTCCTGTCGGTTGCCGAGGAGACGGGCCTGATCATCCCGATGGGCGAATGGGTGATCCGCCAGGTCGCCCGCGATTGTCGTGCCTTGCCCCCCGGTGTGCGCGTCGCGGTCAATCTCTCGGCCGCGCAGCTGCAGCGCGATGGCACGGAAACCTACATTGCCGAAGCCTTGGCGAACTCAGATATCGCGCCCAACCGGATCGAAATCGAGGTCAACGAAAGCATTCTCGGACGCGGAGAAGAGGCGGCCTTTTCGCGGCTTGAAAGGCTGCGCGAAGCCGGGGTCTCCCTCGTCCTCGACAATTTCGGCGTCGGAACCTCGAGTCTTGGCCTTCTCTCTCGCTATCCCTTCGACAAGATCAAGCTCGATCGTACGTTCCTGTCGCGTATCTCCGATCCGCAAAAGGCACGCGCAGTCGTGTCCGCCGTATGCCGCCTCGGCCAATCGCTCGGTATGGCGGTCGTGGGAGAGGGGGTTGAGAACGAGGCGCATCGTGATCTCCTGCGCGAGAGCGGTTGCAACCTCGCCCAGGGCTATTTCTTTGGCGCGCCCGTCACCGTCGAAGAGGTAATCGGGCAAGAGGCGCTCGCGACGGCCGCGCGCGGCCGCGGAGGTATGGACACGACTGCGGACACCGCTGCGGATGGCGTTGTGGGCGGGGCGGCCACTCCCGGGCCCGGCCCCACACGCGGCGGCGGGCGCAACATCCGGCTCGTCGCCAACGGCTGA
- the fabI gene encoding enoyl-ACP reductase FabI: protein MKGLMEGKRGLVMGVANDHSIAWGIAKAVAEHGGELAFTYQGEQFGRRVKPLAESVGSTRVYPCDVEDDASMDGVFSKIADDWGRLDFLVHAIAFSNRAELKGRFVDTSRDNFVRTMVISCFSFTDIMRRAAPLMSPGASALTLTYAGSTRVMPNYNVMGVAKAGLEASVRYLASDFGTDGIRVNAISAGPVRTLAGSGVSDARLMFNYQRANSPLRRAVTISDVGGAALYLLSDLSAAVTGEIHFVDSGYSTVSMPRLEMLKREEDIIDEEAASE, encoded by the coding sequence ATAAAAGGCCTGATGGAAGGCAAGCGCGGCCTCGTCATGGGTGTCGCCAATGATCATTCGATCGCCTGGGGCATCGCCAAGGCGGTTGCCGAACATGGCGGGGAGCTCGCTTTCACCTATCAGGGCGAACAGTTCGGCCGCCGTGTGAAACCGCTGGCCGAGAGCGTTGGCTCGACCCGCGTCTATCCTTGCGACGTCGAGGACGACGCCTCCATGGACGGCGTGTTCTCGAAGATCGCAGATGATTGGGGACGGCTCGACTTCCTCGTCCACGCCATCGCGTTTTCCAACCGCGCCGAGCTCAAGGGCCGTTTCGTGGATACCTCGCGCGACAATTTCGTGCGCACGATGGTGATCTCGTGTTTCTCCTTCACCGATATTATGCGCCGGGCTGCGCCGCTGATGTCGCCGGGCGCCTCGGCGCTCACCCTGACCTATGCGGGCTCCACCCGGGTCATGCCGAATTACAATGTCATGGGCGTCGCCAAGGCGGGGCTCGAGGCCTCGGTGCGCTATCTTGCGAGCGATTTTGGCACGGATGGCATTCGCGTGAATGCGATTTCGGCAGGCCCGGTGCGCACGCTCGCCGGCTCGGGCGTCTCCGATGCGCGGCTCATGTTCAACTATCAGCGGGCCAATTCGCCGCTGCGTCGAGCCGTGACGATCTCCGACGTGGGCGGTGCCGCGCTTTATCTGTTGAGCGATCTTTCGGCAGCGGTCACGGGCGAGATCCATTTTGTCGATTCCGGCTACAGCACCGTTTCCATGCCCCGTCTGGAGATGTTGAAGCGGGAAGAAGATATCATCGATGAGGAAGCGGCCTCGGAATAG
- a CDS encoding YraN family protein codes for MSEKRRRAYRQGHMAEMAAALFLMMKGYRILARRYRTSLGEIDLIVRRGRTIAFVEVKLRGEREAADWALTPRSERRIGAAASVWISRHPAAMQFTQRFDLVLVSPFRLPRHLADAFRPPN; via the coding sequence ATGAGCGAGAAGCGGCGCCGCGCCTACCGACAGGGCCACATGGCCGAAATGGCGGCGGCGCTCTTCTTGATGATGAAAGGGTACCGGATCCTCGCGCGCCGCTACCGCACATCGCTCGGCGAAATCGACCTCATTGTTCGTCGCGGCCGCACCATCGCTTTCGTCGAAGTGAAGCTTCGCGGTGAGAGAGAGGCCGCAGACTGGGCGCTCACCCCGCGCAGCGAAAGGCGCATCGGCGCCGCGGCCAGCGTTTGGATCTCCCGGCATCCGGCCGCCATGCAATTCACGCAGCGCTTCGATCTCGTCCTCGTCTCGCCCTTCCGTTTGCCCCGGCATCTTGCGGACGCCTTTCGCCCTCCCAATTGA
- the rsmI gene encoding 16S rRNA (cytidine(1402)-2'-O)-methyltransferase, producing MRGHEMTAPHLEPGLYVTATPIGHLGDITIRALEVLAAADVIAAEDTRVTRKLLSRYGITTRLTAYHEHSHPDVDERLVKLMAEGEAVALVTDAGTPVVSDPGTRLVSRAAGEGIAVHPIPGASSLTAALSVAGISAEATLFLGFLPAKEKARRDTLQGFVDLPFALVLLEAPHRLQAFARDAAEILGDRPVCLCREMTKLHETFLRGSLADLADAAGGQDKGEIVVIVGPPAPKEAGAGFDEADLDRMLAERLGTMGVKDAAREVAEETGLPRRVLYQRALSLGKE from the coding sequence ATGCGGGGCCACGAAATGACGGCGCCGCATCTTGAGCCGGGCCTCTATGTCACGGCAACGCCGATCGGCCATCTCGGCGACATTACCATCCGGGCGCTGGAGGTTCTGGCCGCGGCCGATGTGATTGCGGCTGAAGATACGCGGGTGACCCGCAAACTCCTCTCGCGCTATGGCATCACCACCCGCCTCACCGCCTATCACGAGCACTCCCATCCCGATGTCGACGAGCGCCTCGTCAAACTGATGGCGGAGGGCGAGGCCGTTGCCCTCGTCACAGATGCCGGCACGCCGGTCGTCTCCGATCCCGGAACGCGGCTCGTCTCGCGTGCGGCTGGAGAAGGTATCGCCGTCCATCCCATTCCGGGAGCCTCGAGCCTGACCGCAGCCTTGAGCGTCGCCGGTATTTCCGCCGAGGCGACGCTCTTTCTCGGCTTCCTGCCGGCGAAGGAGAAAGCCCGCCGCGATACGCTTCAGGGGTTCGTTGACCTCCCCTTCGCCCTCGTCCTCCTAGAAGCGCCGCATCGGCTTCAAGCTTTCGCCCGCGACGCGGCAGAGATTCTCGGAGACCGGCCGGTCTGCCTGTGTCGGGAGATGACAAAGCTGCACGAGACTTTCCTGCGCGGCTCGCTCGCCGATCTTGCCGACGCGGCCGGCGGGCAGGACAAAGGCGAGATCGTCGTGATCGTCGGCCCCCCCGCGCCAAAGGAGGCGGGCGCAGGCTTCGATGAAGCAGATCTTGACCGCATGCTCGCCGAACGTCTCGGCACGATGGGGGTCAAGGATGCCGCCCGCGAGGTTGCCGAGGAAACGGGCCTGCCGCGCCGCGTGCTTTATCAGCGCGCGCTTTCGCTCGGCAAGGAGTGA
- the fabA gene encoding 3-hydroxyacyl-[acyl-carrier-protein] dehydratase FabA, whose product MNERRSHFEYEDLLACGRGELFGEGNAQLPLPPMLMFDRISEIADEGGEYGKGRIRAEMEVRPDLWFFPCHFHGDPVMPGCLGLDALWQLLGFFLGWLGAPGKGRALSVGEVKFSGMVLPTVKRLEYGIELKRILRSKLTLGIADGWLKADGEVIYRAKDLKVGLFTANQAVATA is encoded by the coding sequence ATGAATGAGCGGCGCAGCCATTTCGAGTATGAGGACCTCCTTGCTTGCGGGCGGGGAGAGCTTTTCGGGGAGGGCAACGCTCAATTGCCGCTGCCTCCGATGCTGATGTTCGACCGTATTTCGGAGATTGCTGACGAAGGTGGCGAATACGGCAAGGGGCGGATCCGTGCCGAGATGGAGGTACGTCCCGACCTCTGGTTCTTTCCCTGCCATTTCCATGGCGATCCGGTGATGCCGGGCTGCCTGGGTCTCGATGCCCTTTGGCAGCTTCTCGGCTTTTTCCTCGGCTGGCTCGGCGCCCCGGGCAAAGGGCGCGCGCTTTCAGTCGGCGAAGTGAAATTCTCCGGTATGGTTCTTCCGACCGTCAAACGACTGGAGTACGGAATAGAGCTGAAGCGCATCCTGCGCTCCAAACTCACGCTCGGCATCGCCGATGGCTGGCTGAAGGCCGACGGAGAAGTCATCTACCGCGCAAAAGATCTGAAGGTCGGGCTGTTCACAGCGAATCAGGCTGTCGCCACTGCGTAA
- the fabB gene encoding beta-ketoacyl-ACP synthase I, whose translation MRRVVVTGMGIVSSIGNNTQEVLTSLREARSGIVFAPSYAEHGLRSQVHGAPTLDASAVVDRRAMRFHGGGTAWNHVAMEQAIEDSGLEKGDISHERTGIIMGSGGPSTRAIIEAADKTREAGSSRKVGPFAVPKAMSSTASATLATWFKIKGINYSISSACATSNHCIGNACEQIQYGKQDVMFAGGCEELDWTLSVLFDGMGALSTKYNDRPAIASRAYDKNRDGFVISAGAGVLVLEELEHAKARGARIYAEIVGYGATSDGVDMVAPSGEGAIRCMRMALQNVGEKIDYINPHATSTPVGDLKEIEAIREVFGSGDACPPIAATKSLTGHSQGATGVQEAIYTLLMMQNGFICESAHIEEMDPAFADMPILRERRDGVEINTALSNSFGFGGTNATLVFQRLGS comes from the coding sequence ATGCGGCGGGTCGTCGTCACCGGTATGGGGATCGTATCCTCGATCGGCAACAATACGCAGGAGGTTTTGACCAGCCTGCGGGAAGCGCGCTCGGGTATCGTGTTCGCGCCGTCTTATGCCGAGCATGGCCTGCGCAGTCAGGTGCACGGCGCGCCGACGCTCGATGCCAGCGCGGTCGTCGACCGGCGCGCCATGCGTTTTCACGGCGGCGGCACGGCCTGGAATCACGTCGCCATGGAACAGGCGATTGAGGATTCGGGGCTCGAAAAGGGCGACATCTCCCACGAGCGGACCGGGATTATCATGGGCTCCGGCGGGCCGTCGACCCGCGCCATCATCGAGGCAGCGGACAAGACCCGCGAGGCAGGTTCCTCGCGAAAGGTCGGCCCCTTCGCCGTACCGAAGGCCATGTCGTCGACGGCGTCCGCAACGCTTGCGACCTGGTTCAAGATCAAGGGCATCAATTATTCGATCTCCTCGGCCTGCGCGACGTCCAACCATTGCATCGGCAATGCCTGCGAGCAGATTCAATACGGCAAGCAGGACGTGATGTTCGCCGGCGGCTGCGAGGAGCTCGACTGGACTTTGTCGGTGCTCTTTGACGGCATGGGCGCGCTTTCCACGAAGTACAACGACCGTCCGGCCATTGCCTCGCGTGCTTACGACAAGAACCGCGACGGTTTCGTCATCAGCGCCGGTGCGGGCGTTCTCGTGCTCGAGGAGCTTGAGCACGCCAAGGCGCGAGGCGCCAGGATCTATGCGGAGATTGTCGGCTACGGCGCCACCTCCGATGGTGTCGATATGGTCGCGCCGAGTGGCGAGGGGGCGATCCGCTGCATGCGTATGGCCCTTCAGAACGTCGGCGAGAAGATCGACTACATCAACCCGCACGCCACCTCGACGCCGGTCGGCGACCTCAAGGAGATCGAGGCGATCCGCGAGGTGTTCGGCTCAGGCGACGCATGTCCGCCGATCGCGGCGACAAAGTCACTGACCGGCCATTCGCAAGGCGCCACGGGGGTGCAGGAAGCGATCTACACGCTTCTCATGATGCAAAACGGTTTCATCTGCGAGAGTGCTCATATCGAGGAGATGGATCCCGCCTTCGCCGACATGCCGATTCTGCGCGAACGGCGCGACGGCGTGGAGATCAACACAGCCTTGTCGAATTCCTTCGGCTTTGGCGGCACCAATGCCACTTTGGTGTTTCAACGGCTCGGTTCCTGA
- a CDS encoding YifB family Mg chelatase-like AAA ATPase has product MVSRVTTVAFRGVEAIPVDVQVLIAPGRTLFNIVGLPDKAVAESRERVQAAIHASGLALPAKRITVNLAPADLPKEGSHYDLPIALALMAAMGAIPADAVGDHVVLGELGLDGRIEAVAGVLPAAISANALKKGLICPAACGGEAAWAGEELAILAPKSLIALANHIAGSQVLSQPKPALRAASEVLPDLSEIRGQESAKRALEIAAAGGHNMLMIGPPGAGKSMLASRLPSVLPPLAPRELLDVSMISSIAGTLAGGRLSSQRPYRAPHHSASMAAMVGGGINARPGEVSLAHHGVLFLDELPEFTPAVLDSLRQPLETGEAVIARANHRVTYPAEFQLIAAMNPCRCGMAGEPGHTCRRGARCAADYQARLSGPLIDRIDLRIEVPALSAIDLIGPAEAEPSAAVRERVAAARAMQAERYISRGLPGLRINARAGSRVVEDVAAPDEAGARLIRDAAEAMGLSARGYHRVLKVARTLADLDQEEKVRRIHVAEALSYRQSASLLAAAA; this is encoded by the coding sequence ATGGTTTCTCGCGTTACGACAGTGGCGTTCCGTGGGGTCGAAGCGATCCCGGTCGATGTCCAGGTGCTGATCGCGCCGGGGCGCACGCTCTTCAACATTGTCGGTCTGCCCGACAAGGCGGTGGCGGAAAGCCGCGAACGCGTGCAGGCGGCGATTCATGCTTCGGGTCTTGCGCTTCCAGCCAAGCGCATCACCGTCAATCTCGCCCCGGCAGACCTTCCCAAAGAAGGCAGCCATTACGATCTGCCGATCGCGCTTGCGCTGATGGCGGCGATGGGCGCCATTCCGGCCGACGCAGTCGGTGATCATGTGGTGCTCGGGGAGCTCGGCCTCGACGGGCGCATCGAAGCGGTGGCGGGGGTGCTGCCGGCGGCGATTAGTGCCAATGCGCTGAAGAAGGGGCTCATTTGTCCCGCCGCTTGCGGCGGGGAGGCTGCCTGGGCGGGTGAAGAACTCGCTATTCTGGCGCCGAAGAGCCTGATCGCGCTCGCCAACCACATCGCCGGCAGTCAGGTCCTGTCACAGCCCAAGCCCGCGCTTCGCGCGGCGAGCGAGGTGCTGCCCGACCTCTCGGAGATCCGCGGCCAGGAGAGCGCCAAACGGGCGTTGGAGATTGCCGCGGCCGGCGGCCACAACATGCTGATGATCGGCCCGCCGGGCGCGGGCAAATCGATGCTGGCAAGCCGGCTACCGTCGGTCCTGCCGCCGCTTGCCCCGCGCGAACTCCTCGACGTGTCGATGATCTCCTCAATTGCCGGCACGCTCGCCGGCGGGCGGCTGTCGAGCCAGCGACCTTATCGGGCGCCGCATCATTCGGCCTCCATGGCGGCGATGGTCGGCGGCGGCATCAATGCGCGTCCGGGTGAGGTCTCCCTTGCCCATCACGGCGTGCTCTTCCTCGATGAATTGCCGGAGTTCACGCCGGCCGTGCTCGATTCGCTGCGCCAGCCGCTGGAGACCGGAGAAGCCGTCATTGCGCGGGCCAATCACCGTGTCACCTATCCGGCGGAGTTTCAGTTGATCGCGGCGATGAATCCATGCCGCTGCGGCATGGCGGGCGAGCCCGGCCATACCTGTCGCCGCGGCGCCCGCTGTGCTGCCGACTATCAGGCGCGACTATCAGGGCCTTTGATCGACCGCATCGATCTTCGCATCGAGGTGCCGGCACTCTCCGCCATCGATTTGATCGGGCCGGCCGAGGCGGAGCCGAGCGCGGCCGTGCGCGAACGTGTGGCAGCGGCGCGTGCAATGCAGGCTGAGCGCTACATCTCCCGCGGCCTCCCGGGCCTGCGCATCAACGCGCGGGCCGGCAGTCGCGTCGTGGAAGACGTCGCAGCTCCGGACGAGGCCGGTGCTCGCCTCATCCGCGATGCCGCAGAGGCGATGGGCTTGTCGGCGCGCGGCTATCACCGTGTTCTCAAGGTTGCGCGCACGCTCGCCGACCTCGATCAGGAGGAAAAGGTGCGCCGCATCCACGTGGCGGAGGCGTTAAGCTATCGTCAGAGCGCGTCTTTGCTGGCCGCGGCCGCATGA
- the gshB gene encoding glutathione synthase gives MALSVAVQMDPIAQIDIRGDTTFALMLEAQKRGHSLFYYEPRHLSMEAGRVFARMRAVSVADEVGRHYELDEAEQQLGLEDFDVVLMRQDPPFDMAYISATHLLERVHPKTLVVNDPAHVRNAPEKLFVTEFSDLMPETLISRDIAAIRAFREEHRDIILKPLYGNGGAAVFRISEGDENLSSLIELFETTFREPFVVQRYLPEIRKGDKRIIIVDGEPAGAINRIPAVGDARSNMHVGGKAVAAELTDRDREICARIGPELKARGFILVGIDVIGDVMTEINVTSPTGIRELQRFSDIDAAAMVWDAIEQRCKG, from the coding sequence ATGGCCCTTTCAGTCGCAGTGCAGATGGATCCGATCGCGCAGATCGACATTCGCGGCGATACGACCTTCGCGCTGATGCTGGAGGCGCAAAAGCGCGGCCACAGCCTCTTCTATTACGAGCCGCGGCATCTCTCGATGGAAGCCGGCCGCGTCTTTGCCCGCATGCGGGCGGTCAGCGTCGCCGACGAGGTCGGGCGGCACTATGAGCTGGACGAGGCGGAACAGCAGCTCGGACTTGAAGATTTCGACGTCGTCCTGATGCGCCAGGACCCGCCCTTCGACATGGCCTATATCTCGGCGACACATCTTTTGGAGCGGGTTCATCCGAAGACCCTCGTCGTCAACGATCCCGCCCATGTGCGCAACGCGCCGGAAAAACTCTTCGTCACCGAATTCTCTGATCTCATGCCGGAGACGCTGATTTCGCGCGACATTGCGGCGATCCGCGCCTTCCGTGAAGAACACCGCGACATCATCCTGAAGCCGCTCTACGGCAATGGCGGAGCGGCTGTCTTCCGCATCAGCGAGGGGGACGAAAACCTGTCCTCGTTGATCGAGCTCTTCGAGACGACCTTCCGCGAACCCTTCGTCGTGCAGCGCTATCTGCCGGAGATCCGCAAGGGCGACAAACGCATCATCATCGTTGATGGCGAGCCCGCCGGTGCGATCAACCGGATCCCGGCCGTGGGCGATGCGCGCTCCAACATGCATGTCGGCGGCAAAGCCGTTGCCGCCGAGCTTACCGATCGCGACCGCGAGATCTGCGCCCGCATCGGCCCGGAACTCAAGGCGCGCGGTTTCATCCTCGTCGGCATCGACGTGATCGGCGACGTGATGACGGAGATCAACGTCACCTCGCCGACCGGCATCCGCGAGCTCCAGCGTTTTTCGGATATCGACGCGGCCGCGATGGTGTGGGACGCAATCGAACAGCGCTGCAAGGGCTGA
- the irrA gene encoding iron response transcriptional regulator IrrA: protein MTAIHNHNSPEQLTRWLRRAGLRPTRQRVALAGLLFKKGDRHISAELLHEEAQSMRVPVSLATIYNTLHQFTEAGLLREVAVDGARTYFDTNVSDHHHFFVEGENSLMDIEGPVSLTQVPEPPEGMEITAVEVVVRVRRTDA from the coding sequence ATGACGGCTATACACAACCACAATTCGCCTGAGCAGCTGACCCGTTGGCTGCGCCGTGCCGGTCTGCGGCCGACGAGACAGCGAGTGGCCCTGGCTGGTTTGCTGTTCAAGAAGGGCGATCGGCATATTTCTGCGGAGCTTCTGCACGAGGAAGCGCAATCTATGCGCGTGCCGGTTTCGCTTGCGACGATCTACAACACCCTGCATCAGTTCACGGAAGCCGGGCTGCTGCGAGAAGTCGCAGTCGATGGGGCGCGGACCTATTTCGACACCAATGTGTCCGACCATCACCATTTCTTCGTGGAAGGTGAAAACTCGCTCATGGACATCGAAGGGCCGGTCAGCCTGACGCAGGTTCCCGAGCCCCCGGAGGGCATGGAAATCACCGCCGTCGAGGTCGTGGTGCGGGTGCGCCGGACAGATGCCTGA
- a CDS encoding YrbL family protein — translation MHARADRRSVAAAVDLSRAIPFARGGRRLCFVDPARKDRGIKVRRPDYTLADQRRAKSAWKRLRPLVRFDDNRQDEHILRRLGQRRGEVAFAHVARQFGFVSTSLGLGLSVELIRDGDGEISRTLESYLTIHGYSPECQAAVEVFCEHLATYRVPTRKIMLCNVLVQEDVDGQIRRLVLIDDFGTTNYCPFFLRTDTSQQRKVLRKVDDFVARIHGFVAGEVTPSAVSLLD, via the coding sequence ATGCATGCGAGAGCGGACCGGCGTTCGGTGGCAGCTGCCGTCGATCTGAGCCGGGCGATCCCGTTTGCGCGCGGAGGACGACGGCTATGCTTTGTCGATCCCGCCCGCAAAGACCGCGGCATCAAGGTACGGCGACCGGATTACACGCTCGCCGACCAGCGCCGGGCGAAATCCGCATGGAAGCGTCTGCGTCCGCTCGTGCGCTTCGATGACAACCGCCAGGACGAGCACATCCTGCGTCGCCTCGGCCAAAGGCGCGGCGAGGTCGCCTTTGCGCATGTGGCGCGGCAGTTCGGATTCGTGTCGACGAGTTTGGGGCTCGGGCTCTCGGTGGAGCTCATTCGCGACGGCGACGGCGAGATCTCACGCACGCTCGAAAGCTATCTGACGATCCACGGCTATTCGCCGGAATGTCAGGCGGCCGTCGAGGTGTTTTGCGAGCATCTCGCCACCTATCGCGTCCCGACACGAAAAATCATGCTGTGCAATGTTCTCGTCCAGGAAGACGTCGACGGCCAAATCCGCCGCCTCGTCCTCATCGACGATTTCGGCACGACCAATTATTGCCCGTTCTTCCTGCGCACCGACACCTCGCAACAGCGCAAGGTGTTGCGCAAGGTCGACGATTTCGTCGCCCGCATCCACGGCTTCGTCGCCGGCGAGGTGACGCCGTCGGCCGTCTCGCTTCTCGACTAA